The proteins below come from a single Plantactinospora sp. KBS50 genomic window:
- a CDS encoding substrate-binding domain-containing protein — protein MPARTDNKYERRTRNTARQRRIRSVKRIGLIIISFAWLGSSTVAFAAFGLTAAALVIVLLVPALLVSLLINVVFLISARLEEEKPRQIAFLSPSSGGQPFYTALLNGLVRSASLALGQDYIILPSMPTTSFESMSIWALFAGLEDRQVDIDGIFFIPDDPDWHFEEIVGFHEERGDVPLVLIDVYFNLAACDARTRARLPSFVGGDELAGGRIAGDIVIEAIGDYAPEQPMIMVINGGAAPWEQQRAVALRKRLEEQWSRVRFVESPPINYSRHEAFNYTYDQVKAMADESRSVDLHAVFACNDDMAIGARAALTTLANDGYTFPHTPQIVGYDGISEIKEYINAKDIYLAGTVDVKVEDQARAAMLLMHRLVRSGERRAEVQLIAPEPLRRPR, from the coding sequence TTGCCTGCGCGCACAGACAACAAATATGAGAGGCGAACGCGCAACACCGCCCGGCAGCGACGCATCCGTTCCGTCAAACGGATCGGGCTCATCATCATCTCCTTCGCCTGGCTCGGCTCATCGACAGTGGCCTTCGCCGCTTTCGGGCTGACAGCGGCGGCCTTGGTAATCGTGTTGCTCGTGCCGGCCCTCCTGGTGTCCCTGCTGATCAATGTCGTATTCCTGATCAGCGCCCGGCTCGAGGAGGAAAAGCCCCGGCAGATCGCCTTCCTGTCGCCGTCGAGCGGCGGACAGCCGTTCTACACGGCCCTGCTGAACGGGCTGGTTCGCAGCGCCTCGCTGGCGTTGGGGCAGGACTACATCATCCTGCCGTCGATGCCGACGACATCCTTCGAATCCATGTCGATCTGGGCGTTGTTCGCCGGTCTCGAGGACCGGCAGGTGGACATCGACGGGATCTTCTTCATCCCCGACGATCCGGACTGGCACTTCGAGGAGATCGTGGGTTTCCACGAGGAGCGGGGCGACGTTCCCCTAGTTCTCATCGACGTCTACTTCAACCTCGCCGCCTGCGACGCGCGGACCCGGGCGCGGCTGCCCAGCTTCGTCGGGGGCGACGAACTCGCCGGGGGCCGGATAGCGGGCGACATCGTCATCGAGGCGATCGGCGACTACGCGCCCGAGCAGCCGATGATCATGGTGATCAACGGGGGGGCCGCGCCGTGGGAGCAGCAGCGCGCCGTGGCGCTCCGCAAGAGGCTGGAGGAACAGTGGAGCAGGGTGCGCTTCGTAGAGAGCCCGCCCATCAACTACTCCCGCCACGAGGCATTCAACTACACGTACGACCAGGTTAAGGCCATGGCCGACGAGAGCAGGAGCGTCGATCTGCACGCCGTCTTCGCGTGCAACGACGACATGGCCATCGGCGCGCGGGCGGCGCTGACCACCCTGGCCAACGACGGCTACACGTTCCCGCACACCCCGCAGATCGTCGGGTATGACGGCATCTCTGAGATCAAGGAGTACATCAACGCAAAGGACATTTACCTGGCGGGGACGGTGGATGTCAAGGTCGAGGATCAAGCACGGGCCGCTATGCTCCTGATGCACCGGCTGGTGCGTTCGGGAGAACGTCGGGCGGAGGTGCAGTTGATTGCACCGGAGCCGCTTCGGCGACCTCGTTAA
- a CDS encoding 2-hydroxyacid dehydrogenase: MTSAKTIVVTVPGMIADGDLEPLRQLGEVRYHETDQVTEEQLAELCASFDYLMLNYDVIKRLSPDFYRHDNIRALSAISADITGMDWASPEHAATNGVKLLNIPHYSTESVAETILAEVLLHARQRHSAYMDRIRQREVQERKGINLAGRRAGVIGLGSIGSRVAELLSAIGMDVVAWSKTPRDGRTNTPLDELFASSEVICLCVKTIREGEGTNVGMVDSALLERCQNAIIVNLANPDLVDHDALAEQLKSGKVAAYTVESSAELEARLGSFDQVHLPPHNSWLSDESFATLREVWVENVIEAAKGSFPNLVA; this comes from the coding sequence ATGACCTCAGCCAAGACGATTGTTGTGACTGTTCCGGGCATGATCGCGGACGGCGATCTGGAGCCATTGCGGCAGCTTGGCGAGGTGCGATACCACGAGACGGACCAAGTGACCGAGGAACAGTTGGCCGAGCTCTGCGCCAGCTTCGACTACCTCATGCTGAACTACGACGTCATCAAGCGACTCAGCCCGGACTTCTACCGTCACGACAACATACGTGCGCTGAGCGCCATCTCCGCCGACATCACCGGCATGGACTGGGCCAGCCCCGAGCACGCCGCGACGAACGGCGTCAAGCTGCTCAACATCCCGCACTACTCGACCGAGAGCGTGGCCGAGACCATCCTCGCCGAGGTGTTGCTACACGCGCGGCAGCGGCACAGCGCATACATGGACCGGATCCGGCAGCGTGAGGTGCAGGAGCGCAAAGGCATCAACCTCGCGGGTCGGCGCGCCGGCGTGATCGGTCTCGGGAGCATCGGGAGCCGGGTCGCTGAGCTACTCTCGGCGATCGGCATGGACGTGGTGGCTTGGAGCAAGACGCCCCGCGACGGGCGCACCAACACGCCGCTCGACGAGCTGTTCGCGTCGAGCGAGGTGATCTGCCTCTGCGTGAAGACCATACGGGAGGGCGAGGGCACCAACGTCGGAATGGTGGACTCGGCGCTCCTGGAGCGGTGCCAGAACGCCATCATCGTCAATCTCGCAAATCCGGATCTTGTGGACCACGACGCCCTGGCAGAGCAACTAAAAAGCGGCAAGGTGGCCGCCTACACGGTGGAGTCGTCCGCCGAACTCGAGGCCCGGCTGGGCAGCTTCGACCAAGTTCATCTCCCGCCGCACAACTCGTGGCTGTCGGACGAGTCGTTCGCGACGCTACGCGAGGTCTGGGTGGAAAACGTCATCGAGGCCGCCAAGGGCAGCTTCCCCAACCTCGTGGCGTGA
- a CDS encoding CHAT domain-containing protein, protein MQVTVELRRLSEDWTVQVSWNSSEEWVRRSFAARRLDFAPWIGPYPDTADRTGPQDDPAVRELSARVSALGARPLKAGDLENYGRLLFDAVLAPMWGALRNAAPPAGEVIEVAVTVTPEDPPMCSVLWELLHDGTAFLVTHPNLDIAVTRRIPSSAPEPARISAPARVLFAIGADLYDPEVRAGAEFMGLMRELEPTGARISAIVVDRCSPARLSEAVRRHRPDVVQIIAHGHRDSGGTPAVLMRPDDDGPDATAQRVSAEQLYACVSTGPRVPPVMVVAACQSGALSASLGLPLAQNLVGLGIPVVLAMAGSVTDQACRLFTQRFGSVLAGGGSLLQAVTDARLAAYRRSSGPPSSTIDWALPSVFLTDRVPHDYQPVRTPGGAKVSELVQKYDFAEGPVFCGRVELFDLYEQLTGEQPLNALAVYSQGLLGLGKTRIIREFGIRALHDGHVPCVVDLDGQDRPTDPRRFAEVMLWSVIRARRVCGLQPPAHTPALVSLLQGGHSPELRLPSKWRDWRLKVGEVLAQTRARDEPLDLDLLAASITADLLTLIEDARDDDDSHIGPDGRVLVLFDSVDQWGDTAELVTRGLLTTHGLGDEDEPIPVLLAFRAAGGAQDACFAEFIERARSRRWLRAIPIEPFVEGKEEDLAYRWTLLNANPRVAPPVSEQVYAVVKNDGQWRNVFRLVTDRLPGNLASLKFYGAVQVLLELDELVAGDDTEALAALFGSRS, encoded by the coding sequence ATGCAGGTGACAGTAGAGCTCCGCCGGCTTTCCGAGGACTGGACGGTGCAGGTCTCGTGGAATTCGAGCGAGGAGTGGGTCAGGCGCTCGTTCGCCGCTCGGCGCCTCGACTTCGCACCGTGGATCGGGCCCTACCCGGACACCGCCGACCGCACCGGCCCTCAGGACGATCCCGCCGTACGAGAACTGAGCGCCCGCGTGTCGGCGCTGGGAGCCAGGCCGCTGAAGGCCGGCGACCTGGAAAACTACGGCAGACTCCTGTTCGACGCGGTGCTCGCGCCCATGTGGGGAGCCCTGCGGAACGCGGCGCCGCCGGCCGGTGAGGTGATCGAGGTCGCCGTGACCGTGACCCCCGAGGACCCACCGATGTGCTCGGTGCTGTGGGAGTTGCTGCACGACGGCACCGCCTTCCTGGTCACCCATCCGAACCTCGACATCGCGGTCACCCGGCGGATACCGTCCAGCGCGCCAGAACCGGCCCGAATTTCCGCTCCCGCCCGCGTGCTATTCGCCATCGGGGCGGACCTCTACGACCCGGAGGTGAGGGCCGGCGCCGAATTCATGGGGCTGATGCGCGAACTCGAACCCACCGGGGCCCGGATCTCGGCGATCGTCGTCGACCGGTGCAGTCCCGCGCGCCTGTCCGAAGCGGTCCGGCGGCACCGGCCCGACGTGGTCCAGATCATCGCTCACGGGCATCGGGACTCCGGCGGTACGCCGGCCGTCCTGATGCGGCCCGACGACGACGGGCCCGACGCCACCGCTCAACGGGTAAGCGCCGAGCAGTTGTACGCCTGCGTGTCGACCGGGCCCAGGGTGCCGCCAGTCATGGTCGTCGCAGCCTGCCAGAGCGGCGCGCTCAGCGCCTCCCTCGGCCTTCCCCTCGCCCAGAATCTGGTAGGCCTCGGTATTCCGGTGGTCCTCGCCATGGCCGGGAGCGTCACCGATCAAGCCTGCCGCCTGTTCACTCAGCGGTTCGGCTCCGTCCTGGCCGGTGGCGGGTCACTGTTGCAGGCCGTGACCGATGCCCGTCTCGCGGCGTACCGGCGGAGCTCCGGGCCACCGTCCTCCACGATCGACTGGGCGCTTCCCTCGGTGTTCCTCACCGACCGGGTACCCCACGACTACCAGCCCGTACGGACGCCCGGGGGTGCGAAGGTCTCCGAGTTGGTGCAGAAGTACGACTTCGCCGAGGGACCGGTGTTCTGCGGGCGGGTGGAGCTGTTCGACCTCTACGAACAGTTGACCGGCGAGCAGCCGCTCAACGCGCTCGCCGTCTACAGCCAGGGGCTCCTCGGGCTTGGTAAGACGAGGATCATCCGCGAGTTCGGCATCCGGGCGCTGCATGACGGGCACGTACCCTGCGTCGTCGACCTGGACGGCCAGGACCGGCCGACGGATCCGCGCCGATTCGCCGAAGTGATGCTGTGGTCAGTCATCCGGGCGCGGCGAGTGTGTGGCCTGCAGCCGCCGGCGCACACACCGGCACTGGTCAGCCTCCTTCAGGGCGGACACTCTCCCGAGTTGAGACTCCCGAGCAAGTGGCGCGACTGGAGACTGAAGGTCGGTGAGGTTCTCGCGCAGACGCGCGCCCGCGACGAGCCGCTCGACCTGGACCTGCTCGCGGCGTCGATCACCGCCGACCTGCTCACCCTCATCGAGGACGCGCGCGACGACGACGACAGTCACATCGGCCCGGACGGTCGGGTCCTCGTCCTGTTCGACAGCGTGGACCAGTGGGGGGACACCGCCGAGCTGGTCACCCGCGGGCTGCTGACCACCCACGGTCTCGGTGACGAGGACGAGCCCATACCGGTGCTGCTCGCCTTCCGGGCGGCCGGCGGCGCCCAGGACGCGTGCTTCGCGGAGTTCATCGAGCGCGCCCGGAGCAGACGCTGGCTGCGCGCGATACCGATCGAGCCGTTTGTGGAGGGCAAGGAGGAGGACCTCGCCTACCGGTGGACGCTGCTCAACGCCAACCCCCGGGTGGCGCCGCCGGTCTCCGAGCAAGTGTACGCGGTCGTCAAGAACGACGGGCAGTGGCGCAACGTCTTCCGGCTCGTCACCGACCGGCTGCCGGGTAACCTGGCGAGCCTCAAGTTCTACGGCGCGGTCCAGGTGCTGCTGGAACTCGACGAGCTGGTCGCCGGGGACGACACCGAGGCGCTCGCCGCACTGTTCGGATCACGATCATGA
- a CDS encoding HAD family phosphatase, producing METLVLPDGNELSAVAFDMDGVVFDTESIYQAATIEALDHLGYPYGPELAETMVGRTESQCADLLRQAFGDAFPMDDFGLRYRFGRDALLGEEIPVNPYVPDTLERLRERRIPTALVTNGRRDVTVRRLARAGLLEYFQVVVTSDDVDDPKPAPDVYLCAAARLSVRPRHAVALEDSMVGVRAATGAGFYTIRLGGYADPVGADAVGADAAAAARLFGLRVRDRIG from the coding sequence GTGGAGACGTTGGTATTGCCGGACGGCAACGAGCTCTCGGCCGTCGCCTTCGACATGGACGGAGTAGTTTTCGACACCGAATCGATCTATCAGGCCGCGACGATCGAGGCGCTTGACCACCTCGGTTACCCCTATGGACCGGAACTGGCCGAGACGATGGTCGGAAGGACCGAAAGCCAATGCGCGGACCTTCTGCGACAGGCATTCGGCGACGCGTTCCCCATGGACGACTTCGGCCTTCGGTACCGGTTCGGCCGGGATGCCCTGCTCGGTGAGGAGATACCGGTCAATCCGTACGTTCCCGATACTCTCGAGCGGCTACGGGAGCGGAGGATACCGACGGCACTGGTCACCAACGGCCGTCGTGACGTGACGGTCCGCCGGCTCGCCCGGGCGGGGCTACTGGAGTATTTCCAGGTGGTCGTGACCTCCGACGACGTCGACGACCCCAAACCGGCGCCCGACGTCTATCTCTGCGCGGCTGCCCGCCTCTCCGTCCGGCCCCGCCACGCGGTGGCGCTCGAGGACTCCATGGTGGGAGTGCGCGCGGCGACAGGTGCCGGCTTCTACACGATCCGGCTGGGGGGGTACGCGGATCCGGTCGGTGCCGACGCCGTGGGCGCCGACGCGGCAGCGGCCGCACGACTGTTCGGGCTTCGGGTGCGGGACCGGATCGGCTGA
- a CDS encoding N-acetyltransferase: MTFEIRLAETGEDIKQCAEMMAASDPWKRLARSAQECETSLRHPNIRLDVAVEGKAITGFLASLENGVGFEPLIEYLCVGEAARNRGVGSGLIDFFERKLYPESANLYLFVSDLNPNAQRLYLRLGYVPVGALPNYNLITQTEFLFRKTRGPRSDMPSPWTT; the protein is encoded by the coding sequence ATGACGTTCGAGATAAGGCTGGCGGAGACCGGCGAAGACATCAAGCAGTGTGCGGAGATGATGGCCGCATCGGATCCCTGGAAACGGCTGGCCCGATCTGCGCAAGAGTGCGAGACGAGCCTTAGGCATCCCAACATCCGGTTGGATGTCGCCGTCGAGGGAAAAGCCATTACTGGTTTTCTGGCATCACTGGAGAACGGCGTGGGGTTCGAGCCCCTGATCGAATATCTCTGCGTTGGCGAAGCCGCCCGGAACCGGGGCGTCGGCTCTGGCCTCATCGACTTCTTCGAGCGGAAGCTGTACCCGGAATCGGCCAACCTGTATCTGTTCGTTTCGGACCTCAATCCCAATGCTCAGCGACTGTACCTGCGCCTGGGCTATGTGCCGGTCGGCGCGCTGCCCAACTACAACCTCATCACCCAGACGGAATTTTTGTTCCGCAAGACGCGGGGCCCACGGTCGGACATGCCGAGCCCTTGGACCACCTGA